The Brassica oleracea var. oleracea cultivar TO1000 chromosome C6, BOL, whole genome shotgun sequence genomic interval TTTGCCTTTGAAATTTTAAAATATTTAGTTATAAGAGACAGATAGTTTCAGTTTTTAAACTTTCTATTCTTTGATTCTTTAAACAATAGAAAAAAGATGCACTTGATGTACTAAAAGATTTGATTGAATAAAATTTAACATTCATTCAAAAAAGAATCTAAAAAAGAATCTGAATAAAGGGGAAACATAAACTTGTGTAGATTTTTTTGCAATACTCACATACAAGAAAAAAAAGATGAAGATGAAAAAGAAGAAACAACATTAAGAGAAGAAAAAAAACGAAGAAGAAACAATATGACATAAAAGAGACAGGGAATTAATTGATTTCAAGTTATATAAAAAGTTCAAACTCGTGACTGAAATCATGTCAAGTTTGGAAGTTTTTTTTTTTTTTTTTTGCAGTAGTTGGAAGTTAATTTGAACGTGATATGAGAAAGTTAAGAGATTTGGATTTATTTTGCCACAGTAAAAATTGATTTTGATTTTCTTATTAATAACTTTAAAAAAATATATATATATCATGTGTCAGATTCGTCGTACAAATTTCGCTTTAGTATATAAAGGATTCCAAATTTTCGCTTTAGTATACAAAGGATTCCCAAACCGAACAATCATCTTCGAAGGCCTCGTATTAATATAATGGGCTAAACCCATTGAAGGAATAAAGCCCCAATAAGGTAGTTTCACAACCTTTCAGAATCAGGGAGATCAATCCAGTCCACTGAAGCTCGACTTCAACTTCACCACGTTCAACGTCGACGCCGCGTTTGACGCGAATAGAAAAATGATTTTATATATATATTTTTTTTACATACATCTATGTTATTAAACTAAAAATACTTTTAAAAATTGTTTGGAAACATAGATAATAATATAAAAAAAATATAATATTTTTTAAAAACATGGATAACAGTATATTAAGAAAAAAAAGTAATAGGCTTATGTTATTAATAAAAATTAGAAATCCTTTGTATTATGAAAAACTATATATTTGGCCCAACTTTAAAATACGAAAATATCTTAATCTAAGTACCTAAAAACATCTTTTGTCTAAAATAATCATATTTCAAATCAACATAGTAATTTAAAATTGATTTATATCAAAAATTGATTCAAAAATATACATATATTCAAAAATTGATTTTTACTAAAATAATTTTCAATAACCATTATAAAAAAAATTCAATATATATATAATAAAATACAATACAAAGCCACCAACTGAAATTATGGTCTTTATATTTCACATTAAGTTTAAAAATATAATATATATGATTATTTATATGTTGGTACGTATAAAATACTACTAACTATATGATTACTTATGTGATGGTACGTATAAAATACGATTAATTATATGATGACACATATATGATATATAATAGTGACATGAAAATAAATAGTAACATATTTTTGAAAAAATACCCCGCACGGGTCAAAATCTAGTATATGTTAAACTGCAAAAATCCAGATTTTTTATTTAATCCTATAGCATTAGAATTTAGAATAAATCAATTAAAACCAGGTAACAAAATCCATGATATTTAGAAACAAATAATACAATTCTGACTTTCCTCTATTTATAAGACGCTCAAAGAAACAACAAGACAAGATACACAAAAAATATGGAGATTTGCAAATTTCTTACCTGGATATTCTTGGCCATTGTCGTTCTCTACTCCGTCCAGGCGACAGCACAAGGAGGCCGCGATCCTCAATTGACGTCTTGCATGGAAAAACTTATGTCGTGTCAGCCGTACATACACGCGGTAAACCCGCCGCCTCCACCGTCGTGTTGCGGGCCAATGAAAGAGATCGTGGTGAACAACGCGCCGTGTCTATGCGCCGTTTTCAACAACCCGGCGATACTCAAAACACTAAACCTCACCAAAGAAAACGCTCTTGATCTTCCTAAAGCATGTGGAGCTAATCCTGACATCTCACTCTGCTCCAAAACCGCTTGTAAGTTTTTATTTCTCAGTGAATGTCTCGTCAATATATGTATTCATTATTTAATTTAATCAAACATCGTAAAGTAAATGACGATGTTTTATTCATTCCTTACCAACAATGAAGCTTCGCCGCCTACTGCGCCGCCGGGACCAACCAGCGGTACGTATAATGCACTCATATCAAAATGCAGTTAGATTTATAGACAAATATATAAATTAAACATTACAAAAACTCGCATATTTGACGCTTAATATGAACCGATAGGTCCGATACATTAATGTTTTGGAGTTAAAACAATTTGAATCTTCTAAAGGATTAGAGTTGATTAATTCAGTTTGTCTTACTGAAGTTAATCGATGTGACCTTCTTACTCAACAGGATGCTCTTCCGTTCAAGCTGTCAGCAACATTGGACTTAGCTTTCTGCTTGCTTTTGTGGCAAGAATCTTATATTGATTATTTCATATGTCAGTTTTTTGTCATCATTTTATATATTTGGCTCTATGTATTGTTAATGTTTCATCTTTATACATGTTTACATTGTTGAATTCTCAATTTCGGTTCTATTTTGGATTTTCTATAAATAGGTTGGATAATATTTCATTAGTCCAATACAACCTGAGACATATTTTTATGTTTTAACCAAAATTAATAGTTTTAAAATGAGGAGAATTTTAGAGATATTTTTAACATTGGTCAAATCGTCAATTATCATCAACAATTTCATATATATTATATATGATGATCAAATACATGTAACATATACAATAATGATGAACAACTTCACGAAGAACAATTCCACGATGTAACTCTTTTTGTAATATTTTGATCGATTGATGATTCTGCATGTACGACATCTTTGATAGATATACTTTCTTCGCAGCGCACAAGCACAACAAACAGCTTTTCCGCAACATTCTTGAATTTCCGATAAGCATTGATTATATAATTTGCAAAAAAATTGCATCTTCTGGAAAACTTTATACCTGATGCAGAAGTATTTAAATCTTAACCACTGGGTCGGTGCTTCCACAACGAAAATGTAAGGCCCCGATCCAACTGCTTAAGCCGCGGTCGATACCTCACGTCGCTCGGTCTATACACTGACCGAACCTCTCAAAATTTCGCGCTTTATTATAATGTCGCCCATAAGGCGATGCTAACTTAGACCTTAGCTTAAGACTACCTTAGTCATTCCTTAGCTTAGATCATTTCAACTTATGCACATCGGAATAATATCTACTTAATCATTGGTCTAAAACCAATATAATACTTGTCTGGTCGAATCACCTCAGCTAATGGTTAGTATACTCAACTATCAGCTAGCTCCAAGGTCGATCCTGAACCCAAATCAAGTCATACAAATCCGAGGTTCCATTCCCCTAACCATTCTATCTAGATCTATGCAACATTGCTAGATCATACCTTTGCTACATCTACGGAGCTTGTTAGCTCATTGTCCCAGCTGACTTAGCTGTCTAGCTAGCTCATCCAGCTAGCTGAGCTGAACCACTTCACTTAAGGTTTCATCTACATTCTTCCAGCTGATATAGCTGCGAGGTAGCTTTGCCCAGCTCCCCGTCTACTCGTACAGCTCTCTTATACCTGCATAAACTCTTCCCTTTGCTACTTAGTCATTCAGCCAACCATCCCCACAGACCAAATACCTTTGGGAAGTCTTCAGCTACAGAAACGACCTCAAGCAAACATGCTCCAAAAATTAATTAAAATTCATGAAAACTCCTGATAAATCCCAACTAAGAGATTTCCATAATCAGAATCCAATGAATCGACTCGGGTCATATGGATCGTGATCATGAACAGCCCGGCTAAGCCAAGGACTTCATTCCTGAACCGGCCCAAGGCCTTAGTTTAGTGCCTCCATGTCTTATGCGTATGCTCCCATGGAGCCAAGTCCTCTCATGGACTAATAATGCCCATCAGATCCTAAGTCAATCAACCAACCACCCCACATGACTCAAAACTGATGAGTCTTCACACTTACTTAACCGGCCATGGGACCATGTCCCAATGAACCCGATCAATCTTGCTCTTACAACCGGTGCATTCTTTGATCAATCAGATCAGACATTTGGATCCATCACCTATGGATCAGGTCGTCCATCCTTACCCAAGACCAGATAACACACGGCCTTCCTTGGATAAACACACCCGGCCTCATACTTGTGGTCCATACCACTTACTACTGGCCCAACTCACCTCCATGGCTTGCTGCTGGTTCCAAACGAATTGGACCTTGCACTCCACATGGTTCCTCATGTACTAGGACCCCCATGTGTCTCCTCCATGAGGCGGATGATTGATTCACACCATGATCACAACCAACACACACCATGACCCACCATGGATCACTATCCAATGAGTGGCCTCTAACTTCCATCTCATATGGATGAGTTAGATCAACTAAGATCCGTCCTTCTCTCAGGGTCCTGGATCCTTAGTTTACATCACAACATATGGTCTTCAAGGGGCGTGCCATACTTGGCCCTAACCGCACCACAAGAGACAGAAATATGAACTGGTAAGTAATTATAAAATCAGTTACCTTATACATGATCTGTCTAAATCATGTGCCTTCTTTATCCTTCATGTGAACGGCCATGATCCTCCAACCCACGCCTTTATAACGCCCTTATCATATACTTCCAGTACTGATAAGATCCATACAAGGGTCGCTCATCTCTTCCCTTGAACTCCCATGAAACCAGTTTCTACATTGCATCCACCTTTGAGGCTGTTCATGCCATTGAGAGTGAAGTCCGGCCTTCTCCATTCTCTCCTGCATATTTACGTGTGTTACCAAGACACAGAGGAAGCCTAGGACGTGTTCATCCATGATCAAACACTACCCAAGGGTCGTGCATCACTTCCCCCTCCAGTGCCCATGAAACTACCTTTCTACACACATCTGCCTTCAAGGCTGTCTCAACCATTGGAAGTGCATTCCGGCCCTCCAACTCCTCTCCTGGCTACTTGTGTTTATTGTATGGATGTAGAGGAAGCCTAGGGCGTGGAAAACAATAATCAAAACTCATCAGAGGGTCGTTCTCAACTCCCCTCTTGATTGCCCTCAAAACTGCCTCTTTGCTGCCTTTGAATGCATCTTGGTATTGGATTGTTGAATTCGACCATCTCTCTGTTTTTTTCTGGTTTTCTTTGTGTTTCAGGGTGTAGGAGGAAGCCCTGGCGTGCGTGCAAAGGCACGGACTTGCCTTCTTTATATAGGAGAAGGGGTGGTTACTTCTTAACCATTGCATCCCTTCGGTATCAATTCTGGCCATTGATTTAATCAATGGACCAGATCACACACATTCGCCTAGGGCAGTTACCACACACCCTGGAACTATCAAACCACTCCTGGACATGTCCAAAACAAGCCCACACGGATTGCCCATGTCCATGGCCTGACCAGAAGAACCCACCGGCACATAGCCATCCTTGGCCAACCAACCGGCCCGGTAACCGCCCAGACCTATCCCACTGGTCCAAGACATGAACGCTCAGTCTAGCTGAGTTGAGGTGATCCCCATTTGTCCCAGCTGACTGAGCTAGTAGTCCAGCTGCTGGAGCTGACCTACACTTCAGTGAGCTACACCGAGCTGCACTACACTTCACCTAGCTGGTCGAGCTTGCTTACCGCATCGCCTGTAACATCCGCGATCCTAGATATGGATTGTCGGGATGGCCATGGTTCGAAGAAACGAACCAGCCAGTCTTAAGACAAAAAGGCAAGCGTTCCATGGCCGAGATAGAAGGTTAAGAACATAAGGAAACTTAGACTTAACCTTATACAAGTCCAGAGTCAGCTAGGACGAGTAAGACGGTAGCTGGACGAAGTGAACGAGTAGCTCGACCAGCTCAACAAAGCTAGGTTAAGCTCACTCCAGCTCGACCACTACTAAGTCAGCTCCACTAGCTGGACTACTTGCTCACTCAGCTGAGGCAGCTGGGAGTCAGCTCATCTCAGCTTGGCGGACTGTTTGGGTTTCGGGCCGATGGTCCAGGTCCGGGTCAGTGGCGGGCCGTGTGGTCTGGTCATGGGGCCATGGACTGATTGGGTCTTTGGACAAGACCATGGGCTAAGTACAAAAGGCTTGGGGAGTGGTTTGGGCTTATGACCGACCACAAACCCAATCAGAATAAGCGATGGGATGCAAATGGCCAAAAGGGCACAACCCTTGGCCGATGGTGCCCATCCGCTAGCAAGTCATGCATGTTCGTGGGGCAAGACTTACCCCCTCGGTTTCTATAAATAAGGGGCCCTCTCTATCGATTTCAATCATCCATTCCAGAGTACTTTTACTCAGAGAAATCGTACATAGAGAAATAAAGAGAGAGAGAGAGAGAGAGTTCCGGCCAAAAGAAAGGCCGAGTGTGGTGGTGATTGTTTCCGGCGACTCTGATCTTTTAGGAACTAACCTCCGATCAAGATGGGAGACCAAGACAAGGAGAAGAACGTGGAGAACCCAGAGGTGGTTCAGAAGGTATGTGATGGGCCGTTGCTCCATCAGACCGAACAGACGGTACATGCGATTGCACAGCGGCTCTGTCGGTTCCTAAGTCCCATCCGGCTTCCCTTACTTGTTTTCTATCCGATCTCTTTCTGTTCTGTCTGGTATACACTAAAGGTTGTGTTGGTTCAGTCCAAGGGACACGTCCCTAGACTTGGCCGATCAAAACTTAACCACTAGCCTAGACATGGGTCGGCTAAGCGGATGGTTCGAATCGCACCTATGACTGGGCGGTTAGATCAAACGGTTGGGCATGCCTCCAAAAGGCATGAGTTGCCAAAGGTCACGAGTTACCAAAGGTTGTGAGTTGCCAAAGGGTGTAAGTAACCAAAAGGTATGAGTTACCAAAGGTTACGAACATCAAGAGGTACGAGGACCAAGAGGTACCAATGACCGAAGGGGTGCATGTTCCAAACGGTGTATGTTGATGCAGGTTCTGTCCGATCCTTAGGGATCAGTCCATGTCTTGTCTGTTTAAGACAAGTACACAGTTTGTCTAAGCCAGGGTATGAGTCACAAGGTCTGGTCGGTTTCTTAGCCTACCGGATTGGGGTTGAGACTTACTCGGCCGTTGGATCCAGGCCCAAGGCCGGATCAGGTAAGGAAGTTTGTTGGGCCATTGAGCCAGACTTCATTTGGGCTGGTCAAACCTAGATTATATCCGGATAGGCGGATTGGTCTTTGGGGAGATCCGGATCTGTTCGTGTGTTCTGTTTATCTATTCTGGACTGTCTATCTGATTCTAAGTCAAGGGGTGGTTGGTTGAATGACTTAGGATACAGTAGGCATGTTCATATTTTTTTATAATTATATTGATTGAGGTTTATCTAAGTTCTAGGAACCAAGCCAAGCATTGTAGAATCAATCCGTTCTACCTTCGGTTATGATTAATGCTTATCTGGTTATGGTTTCAGGAACTAAGGACGGTTCTGGTCAAGCCAAGGAGCTGTGAAGGCTCGGTCAGTGAGAGGCTGTGTAACGTGTGGTTAGATGATGCTAGGGACGAACTAGTTATTGTCTATGAAACTGTGAACAAGTTGTGTATCGGATCTCATGTTTCTAAGTAATACAAGTTTAACACATTTATATTCCGCTGTGCTATTTGTTCAATTGTTTATGAACATCATATTCGAATATGACTTAGTAAATAAAAGACTTAAAAGGAATCAAACAAGCAAAGAAATTTATAAAGTAGCATTCGGATCCAGTTTGGTCGAGAGGCCGGATTCAGGTGTTAATACACTGCGGCTAGCTTGCTTCCTTTATCTTCTCCAATCCTTCTAAGTCCCTTAGTCTATTTTCTGGCCTAAACTTAGTTTTTCCATGAAACCATTCTGATCATTCACTTCATCGAGCTTCACCCGAACCTCGTCCAGCTACCGGCTCGCTTGTCCAGCTCCTTTGAGCTTGCCTCTGCCCTATTTTGGTTAAGTTCCAGCTATCGGATTCCTTTAACCACGTTTTGGACCATGACACGCTTGTCTTTAGGTCGTATGACCTAGCTGGGCGTCTCCTCGCACCATGGTCCATCCAGACGATCCTACCTAGGATCGGGGATGCTACAAGTCTCCCCCACTTGCGATGTATTCGTCCTCGAATCCAGTGGTGTTAACCTCTTGTCTCATGACAAAGGTTCCAACCTTTCCTTAGCATCCGGAACATGGAGCATGCTCGATTAGTTCTTCCTAACCAATTCATTGCATCTCCCGCTATGTTCCTTCTCATTGATCACGTCTTGATCATCATATATACAAGTCTCCCCCACTTCATAGAGACTTACCCCAAAATCTTATCAAGTGGTCCATCAAGCACCCATACAAAGACATGACTTGTGTCACTGACCCAACTCTCCAGGTTGCGGTCCTTGTAGACACCAAGTCCATATCTTTCTTTAGAATGTCGTCTGCTCTAGACTTCATTCTTCTTTTTTTTCGGATCTTAGTCTATGACTAGATCAAACTCAGTCCCTAGGAACATACTGCGTACTCAAGTCTTAGTAGATTAAACCAATCTCCAAGCCACTCAATGCACCAGCCAAGTCCTAGCGAACATGTTCTAATCTTTAGGCTGCTCACTCTACCATGAGTCCTAACAGAATGTTCTATTTCCTTAAGTCCTTCCCGGACACTAAGGTTTATGATTCCAGCCACCAATTACTGGATCATTCCTTAACCAGCCACAGCCTTTCCCAGCTTGGCCATACTGCGATCTTAGTCCCTACAAGACTAAACCGCCACACACTTGACATCTGTCCATTACTGGACTTTGTCATAATTCGATCATGGTCCTTTCATGGACTCGATCATATTCCGGTCATGGTCCACTCAGGGACTCAGCCGTTTCAACCCGACCATAGGCCCATCTCCGAATAGGTCGTTTCCTGATCCTCATCCCTTACTGGACTTGATCATATTGCAGTTATATTCCTCTCAAAGACTCAACCGTCTCACTCCAACCATAGTTCCATCTCCGACTTGGTTATGCTGCGACCCATGTCCTTTCCTGGACGGGGTCGACTTCAGCTCGGCCATCTCGGCAGGAGCTATGCGATATGGACTTTTAGACATTGGGGCCGTCCCTGGTTCCGGTTCTGCTAGGAACGGGCCAGCCCTACCAGGGGAATTCCCTGTAGTGCCCGAAACACATCCTCGAACTCACTAACCAGCGGAATCCCGTCCGGGTCACCAGCCCCTTCAACCTCCTTAGTGGCGATTGTGGCCAATAAGCCTCACAACCCTTCTCGAGCATCCTTTCCACTTCGATTGCTGATATCACTAAG includes:
- the LOC106299698 gene encoding protein YLS3-like gives rise to the protein MEICKFLTWIFLAIVVLYSVQATAQGGRDPQLTSCMEKLMSCQPYIHAVNPPPPPSCCGPMKEIVVNNAPCLCAVFNNPAILKTLNLTKENALDLPKACGANPDISLCSKTASSPPTAPPGPTSGCSSVQAVSNIGLSFLLAFVARILY